A portion of the Methanococcus voltae genome contains these proteins:
- a CDS encoding FecCD family ABC transporter permease has translation MDSNNSNDTVSLYKKKNLQKIILGLILILLLIIISIYSICTGEYQLSIMDIINSIFGNGSVASDLVIWNIRIPRVLAATVAGVSLAVSGAVMQCVLRNPLASPYTMGVSHGAMFGACVAIMLLGVGSADSHGSIVVDNFQAVSVFAFIGSLIGVFVVLGLAKLRRLTPESMILAGVAMGSLFTAGTTLLQYFADEMQLAAMVYWTFGDLGRAGWTEITIMFAIAVISMIYFIYKRWDYNALESGEETAKSVGVNTERTRLLGMVMASLLTSICVSFLGIIGFIGLICPHLVRIAVGGDYRYLIPLSALVGAVIVTFSDLIATTIISPIVLPVGILTSFLGAPMFLYLLMRMYKK, from the coding sequence ATGGACTCTAATAATTCAAACGATACAGTAAGTTTGTATAAAAAGAAAAATTTACAAAAAATAATCCTTGGATTAATTTTAATATTATTGTTAATAATCATAAGCATTTACTCGATATGCACGGGAGAATATCAGCTTTCGATTATGGACATAATAAATTCGATATTCGGAAACGGTAGCGTGGCTTCAGATTTAGTTATTTGGAACATTAGAATTCCTAGAGTTCTTGCAGCAACTGTTGCAGGGGTAAGCCTTGCTGTTTCTGGTGCTGTTATGCAGTGTGTACTTAGAAACCCACTTGCTTCACCATATACAATGGGTGTTTCACACGGTGCAATGTTTGGTGCGTGTGTAGCAATTATGTTATTGGGCGTAGGAAGTGCAGATAGTCACGGTTCAATTGTAGTAGATAATTTCCAAGCAGTTTCAGTATTTGCTTTCATTGGCTCATTAATTGGTGTCTTCGTTGTGCTAGGACTAGCAAAATTGCGAAGATTAACTCCAGAATCAATGATTTTAGCCGGTGTTGCAATGGGTTCCCTATTTACTGCCGGTACGACACTATTGCAATACTTTGCAGATGAAATGCAACTTGCGGCTATGGTTTATTGGACCTTCGGAGATTTAGGTCGTGCAGGTTGGACCGAAATAACAATTATGTTTGCCATTGCAGTTATTTCCATGATTTACTTTATATATAAGCGATGGGACTACAATGCCCTTGAAAGTGGGGAAGAAACAGCTAAATCAGTAGGGGTTAACACGGAAAGAACAAGATTATTAGGTATGGTGATGGCATCACTTTTAACCTCTATTTGTGTTTCATTCTTGGGAATAATCGGGTTTATTGGTTTAATCTGTCCTCACTTGGTTAGAATTGCAGTGGGTGGAGATTACAGGTATTTAATACCACTTTCTGCACTAGTGGGTGCAGTAATTGTAACATTCTCAGATTTGATTGCTACAACAATTATTTCACCGATAGTATTACCGGTGGGTATTTTAACCTCATTCTTGGGTGCTCCAATGTTCCTTTACTTATTAATGAGAATGTATAAGAAATAA
- the proS gene encoding proline--tRNA ligase encodes MEFSEWYGEILETAKIYDLRYPIKGCGVYLPYGFKIRRYSFEILRDLLDTTNHDETLFPMLIPETLLAKEGEHIKGFEDEVFWVTHGGKNELDVRLALRPTSETAIYHMMKQWLKVHTDLPFKLYQTVNTFRYETKHTRPLIRLREIMTFNEAHTAHSTKEECEAQVKEGMYVYSTFFESLAIPVLISKRPEWDKFPGAEYTTAYDTIYPDGKTMQIGTVHNLGQHFAKTFDLEFETAEGEKDYAYQTCYGISDRVIASIIAIHGDKNGLVIPPKVAPVQIAMVPLLFKGKEEMVLEKANELYDKLKKFVRIELDTRDIRPGRKFNDWELKGVPLRIELGPRDLENDKVMIFRRDTNEKFDVAIEDLNAEYLADLMETVTSDMAKKAYDAFLGHIEILSIEGIETEALAETIQEALNNRKVVLIPFAEKLYNEEFEEQIGASILGECEFEGTKYISIAKTY; translated from the coding sequence TTGGAATTCTCCGAATGGTATGGTGAAATCTTAGAAACTGCTAAAATATACGATTTAAGGTACCCTATTAAAGGTTGCGGAGTATATTTACCATACGGATTTAAAATAAGAAGATATTCATTTGAAATACTTAGAGATTTGTTAGATACTACAAACCACGACGAAACACTATTTCCTATGTTAATACCTGAAACTTTACTTGCAAAAGAAGGCGAGCACATCAAAGGATTTGAAGATGAAGTATTTTGGGTAACACACGGCGGTAAAAACGAATTAGATGTTAGATTAGCTTTAAGACCTACATCAGAAACAGCTATTTACCATATGATGAAACAATGGCTTAAAGTTCACACTGATTTACCATTTAAATTATATCAAACCGTTAACACATTCAGATACGAGACAAAACACACAAGACCTTTGATAAGACTTAGAGAAATCATGACCTTTAACGAAGCACACACCGCTCACAGCACCAAAGAAGAATGTGAAGCTCAGGTTAAAGAAGGAATGTACGTATACAGTACTTTCTTTGAATCTCTCGCAATCCCAGTCTTAATCTCAAAAAGACCAGAATGGGACAAATTCCCTGGTGCAGAGTACACAACCGCTTACGATACCATATATCCAGACGGAAAAACTATGCAAATCGGTACCGTACACAATTTAGGTCAACATTTTGCTAAAACCTTTGACTTAGAGTTTGAAACTGCAGAAGGAGAAAAAGATTACGCTTACCAAACTTGCTACGGTATCTCTGACAGAGTTATTGCTTCAATTATTGCAATTCACGGCGATAAAAACGGACTCGTAATTCCTCCAAAAGTTGCGCCTGTTCAAATTGCAATGGTTCCTTTATTATTCAAAGGCAAAGAAGAAATGGTTCTTGAGAAAGCTAATGAATTATACGACAAATTGAAAAAGTTCGTAAGAATTGAGTTAGATACAAGAGATATTAGACCAGGACGTAAATTTAACGATTGGGAATTAAAAGGTGTTCCATTAAGAATCGAATTAGGTCCAAGAGACTTGGAAAATGACAAAGTAATGATATTTAGAAGAGATACAAACGAAAAATTCGATGTAGCTATTGAAGACTTAAATGCAGAATATCTCGCTGATTTAATGGAAACAGTGACATCAGATATGGCTAAAAAAGCTTATGACGCATTCTTAGGGCATATTGAAATATTGAGTATCGAAGGTATTGAAACTGAAGCATTAGCTGAAACCATCCAAGAAGCTTTAAACAATAGAAAAGTTGTATTAATTCCATTCGCTGAAAAATTGTACAATGAAGAATTTGAAGAGCAAATTGGTGCTTCAATACTTGGAGAATGCGAATTTGAAGGAACAAAATATATTTCAATTGCAAAAACATACTAA
- a CDS encoding right-handed parallel beta-helix repeat-containing protein, with translation MKKNHFLGSNLKIMAYIVCLLFILNVCMAVDPNYNPNPAPAPIYSDVLKVTESNYSWIDEHGSIINTTSSATPLKDAIDAAHSYNTIYVEPGLYTSDITIYKPLTVLGATHDIPKNDNYELPENHNWNTSVESVIRSDYGASSGSIVHIIKTGDVTFKGFVIDNLNPTDKYRTLVQVFTQYNPVQNNNISNITVQNNVIGPNINLNNDTEGGTGLSISSSMGVCSITNSTFSNNKIFGSCGDYSNIYVSGGVNAYGAFECDLSGTVIENNDIHNSRCSGIYIKGILKNLVIRNNNIHDNGNEGDDAKESNYTYGHGITFVRAPTDKSITNPLPPRNISIYNNSIYNNMKFGIYAGPCVKDFTIQNNIFAYNKWDDLQIDLEEKYTDEARPLYNVTSNITFTENDMTEFTRVTVNGVPTNNFILNATHCYWGTINYEEIIKKINGNVEILPYYLSKNMNTLVRITDKVNYEFTTISKICEEKGYENNLDEVTNDNYQNFSNLYFKNEYGKLTITDSINMTTDFKNQLKNINELIKIENQKTTLLKTSDFENKFENKSANIEFYNVDEILYEMTDEEIKQHMAVILQNGTLLNDERTGISNVTISEKIKDNPLTFTIDKFNTVLIDTESPVIIANILPNGINITNTVINLTCNINDNIKVNNQSLKVTVEGCETWDITNRNGLTHWITFTSDKPTGSYKVSFEVLDIFGNKGYDNITFNVINTTTAEKLGNINLSSEVWDEIENETEDIETENHTEYTTTKIKFKIRDNKTNSKKNRTLVIPNFENVSVNVTNETLLNISSVAEVASTMNYSNVTEESQMENVTKNLTKNIKIILNAGFNVSNVSSETKKEGNELKSKLKIIANTTADKGFLIFQIPKGDLEIEGIYATQNATTHELKLNDVGSTIGWYTIIDDTIVEITVVQDPEIDVIFKKVLESIIPDSKPSESYGSGSSRGSGIVDEISGPQLQLSKMITSFMADSIVVAGSEIDVGYGKYLTNNICRTQGMSISNITINSDMVIVGGPVVNLYAKTYQNRFAERITNEYPGVGKGYIQIQKINNHTVYYIAGSDRTGTKVAIEYFRQMEEEPSLPLLVERYGDTYKVTYY, from the coding sequence ATGAAAAAGAATCATTTTTTAGGGAGTAATTTAAAAATTATGGCGTATATCGTATGTTTATTGTTTATACTTAACGTATGTATGGCCGTAGACCCAAATTATAATCCAAACCCTGCGCCTGCGCCTATTTATTCAGACGTTTTAAAGGTAACAGAATCAAATTACTCATGGATAGACGAACATGGCAGTATTATTAATACAACAAGTTCAGCAACTCCTTTAAAGGATGCAATAGATGCTGCACATAGTTATAACACAATTTACGTAGAACCTGGATTGTATACTAGTGACATAACAATTTACAAACCTTTAACGGTTTTAGGTGCTACACACGATATTCCAAAGAACGATAATTATGAATTACCTGAAAATCACAACTGGAATACTTCTGTTGAGAGTGTTATAAGGTCAGATTATGGGGCAAGTAGTGGTTCTATTGTACATATTATTAAAACCGGCGATGTGACTTTTAAAGGTTTTGTAATAGATAATTTGAATCCAACTGATAAATATAGGACCTTAGTCCAGGTTTTTACACAATATAATCCTGTTCAAAATAATAATATAAGTAATATTACAGTTCAAAATAACGTGATTGGACCAAATATCAATTTAAATAATGATACGGAGGGCGGTACTGGGCTTTCTATATCTTCTAGTATGGGCGTATGTTCAATAACAAATAGCACATTTTCAAATAATAAAATATTTGGCTCCTGCGGAGATTACTCTAATATCTATGTGTCTGGCGGTGTCAATGCTTATGGGGCTTTTGAGTGCGATTTATCCGGCACCGTGATTGAAAATAACGATATTCACAACAGTAGGTGTTCGGGTATCTACATTAAAGGGATTTTAAAAAATCTTGTAATAAGAAATAATAATATCCATGATAATGGTAACGAAGGAGACGATGCAAAAGAATCTAATTACACATACGGACATGGAATTACCTTTGTAAGGGCACCCACGGATAAATCAATAACTAACCCATTGCCCCCACGTAATATATCCATCTATAATAATTCCATCTATAATAATATGAAATTTGGTATATACGCAGGTCCTTGTGTAAAAGACTTTACAATTCAAAATAATATATTTGCATATAACAAATGGGACGATCTACAGATAGATTTGGAAGAAAAATACACTGATGAAGCTCGACCTTTGTACAATGTTACAAGCAACATAACATTTACAGAAAACGACATGACCGAATTTACCAGGGTAACTGTAAATGGTGTACCTACAAACAATTTCATATTAAATGCAACTCATTGCTATTGGGGAACTATAAATTACGAAGAAATAATTAAGAAAATAAACGGAAATGTTGAAATACTTCCATATTACCTTTCAAAAAATATGAATACTCTTGTAAGAATCACCGATAAGGTAAATTATGAATTTACAACTATTTCGAAAATTTGTGAAGAAAAAGGTTATGAAAATAATTTGGATGAAGTAACTAATGACAATTACCAAAATTTCAGTAATTTATACTTTAAAAATGAATATGGGAAATTAACAATTACCGATTCAATTAATATGACTACAGACTTCAAAAATCAATTAAAGAACATAAATGAATTAATAAAAATTGAAAATCAGAAAACGACCTTATTAAAAACTTCAGATTTCGAAAATAAGTTTGAAAATAAATCTGCAAATATTGAATTTTACAATGTAGATGAAATATTGTATGAAATGACTGATGAAGAAATTAAGCAACATATGGCAGTAATATTACAAAACGGTACGTTATTAAATGATGAAAGAACGGGAATAAGTAATGTCACCATAAGTGAAAAAATAAAAGATAATCCACTTACATTTACAATTGATAAGTTTAATACGGTACTGATCGATACAGAATCGCCAGTAATAATTGCTAACATATTGCCAAATGGTATAAATATCACAAATACAGTCATAAATCTAACTTGTAATATAAATGACAATATAAAAGTGAATAATCAATCCTTAAAGGTGACCGTGGAAGGTTGTGAAACTTGGGATATTACAAATAGAAATGGTTTAACACATTGGATAACATTCACTTCTGATAAACCAACAGGTAGTTACAAAGTTTCCTTTGAAGTTTTAGACATATTTGGAAATAAAGGATACGATAACATAACTTTTAACGTAATAAATACTACAACAGCGGAAAAACTTGGAAATATTAATTTAAGCAGTGAAGTTTGGGATGAAATTGAAAACGAAACCGAAGATATTGAAACAGAAAATCATACTGAGTATACAACTACGAAAATAAAATTTAAGATTAGGGATAATAAAACAAATTCTAAAAAGAATAGAACGTTGGTAATTCCAAATTTCGAAAATGTTTCGGTGAATGTTACAAATGAAACATTATTAAATATAAGCAGTGTGGCAGAAGTTGCATCAACTATGAATTATTCAAATGTCACTGAAGAATCTCAAATGGAGAACGTCACGAAAAATTTAACGAAGAATATTAAAATTATATTGAACGCAGGATTTAATGTATCAAATGTATCTTCAGAGACTAAAAAAGAAGGTAACGAATTAAAATCAAAACTTAAAATAATTGCAAACACTACCGCCGACAAAGGATTTTTAATATTCCAAATTCCAAAAGGTGATTTAGAAATCGAAGGTATTTATGCAACACAAAATGCTACTACTCACGAATTAAAATTAAACGATGTGGGAAGTACCATAGGTTGGTACACAATAATTGATGATACCATCGTAGAAATAACGGTTGTACAAGACCCTGAAATTGATGTAATCTTCAAAAAGGTACTAGAATCTATAATTCCTGATTCTAAGCCATCAGAATCCTATGGTTCAGGTAGTAGTAGAGGCTCAGGTATTGTAGACGAAATTTCGGGTCCTCAATTACAACTTTCAAAGATGATAACATCATTCATGGCTGACTCCATAGTAGTTGCTGGTTCTGAAATAGATGTGGGCTATGGTAAATATTTAACTAACAACATATGTCGTACTCAAGGTATGAGTATATCGAATATAACCATTAATTCGGATATGGTAATTGTGGGCGGTCCAGTAGTTAATTTATATGCCAAAACGTACCAAAATAGATTTGCAGAGCGAATAACTAATGAATACCCAGGAGTTGGGAAAGGATACATTCAAATTCAAAAAATAAATAACCATACAGTATACTATATTGCAGGTTCGGATAGAACCGGTACCAAAGTAGCCATAGAATACTTTAGACAAATGGAAGAAGAACCAAGTCTTCCTTTATTGGTAGAACGATATGGTGATACTTACAAAGTAACATATTATTAA
- a CDS encoding acetate uptake transporter, whose protein sequence is MNLNEKLANPAPLGLMGFGMTTILLNLHNAGLFELGSMILAMGIFYGGLAQVIAGILEFKKGNTFGTTAFTSYGMFWLSLIGLILLPTLGLGHAPENIAMVSYLGIWGVFTLGMFLITLKGSNKQLQLIFGTLALLFFLLALGDYTGSAMIKTVAGYEGIFCGMTAIGSALYQVKESVVNP, encoded by the coding sequence ATGAATTTAAATGAAAAATTAGCAAACCCTGCACCTTTAGGTCTTATGGGCTTTGGAATGACAACTATACTTTTAAATCTTCACAATGCGGGTCTTTTTGAACTTGGTTCGATGATACTAGCAATGGGCATATTTTACGGTGGACTTGCACAGGTTATCGCTGGAATATTGGAATTTAAAAAAGGAAATACTTTTGGAACTACTGCTTTTACATCATACGGTATGTTTTGGCTTTCGTTAATAGGTTTAATATTATTACCAACCTTAGGATTAGGACACGCCCCTGAAAACATTGCGATGGTATCCTATTTAGGTATTTGGGGCGTATTCACGTTAGGAATGTTTTTAATAACATTAAAAGGAAGTAACAAACAGTTACAGTTAATTTTTGGAACTTTAGCACTTTTATTTTTCCTACTTGCACTTGGTGACTACACAGGAAGTGCCATGATAAAAACAGTGGCAGGATACGAAGGTATATTCTGTGGCATGACTGCAATAGGCTCTGCATTATATCAAGTAAAAGAAAGTGTCGTAAACCCTTAA
- a CDS encoding iron ABC transporter substrate-binding protein: MKLPSFKNNCKNISKLSVFAVIMALLMVTVSMAGCIGGGADANVATNGTDNGDKQVGADVSGDLIEIVDTQGRTVKVPKTVNRIVCSGAGALRQISYLQATDLVVGVETIDHDSAFGRPYTIANYDTFKELPITGLGGGKDVGNGPYPEATLVVQPDVVFVVNIDATKADSIQEKLGVPVVVLSYGDIVDFKDEKLFTSLTLIGKILDRSERAEELINTFKGYQADLTKRTQNITEKPTVYVGGICNRGSHGIDSTKGIFPPFEAIGLHNIVTKPGHSFINPETLVAENPDFIFVDEGSFENIEKDYNENPEYYASLGAFQNGKVYCTLPYTYYSTNYGTAIVDAYYIGKVVYPEQFADVNPEEKADEIYTAIVGKPVYSDMAKTYGGFAKFDELVNKN; encoded by the coding sequence TTGAAATTACCATCTTTTAAAAATAATTGTAAAAATATATCCAAGTTATCTGTGTTTGCAGTAATTATGGCACTTTTAATGGTAACAGTTAGCATGGCAGGCTGTATCGGAGGAGGTGCAGATGCAAACGTTGCAACTAATGGAACTGATAACGGAGATAAACAAGTTGGCGCGGATGTTTCAGGCGATTTAATAGAAATTGTAGATACGCAGGGAAGAACGGTAAAAGTACCTAAAACAGTGAATAGAATTGTTTGTTCCGGAGCAGGTGCTTTAAGACAAATATCATATTTACAAGCTACCGATTTGGTTGTTGGTGTTGAAACAATTGACCATGACAGCGCTTTTGGTAGACCTTATACTATTGCAAATTACGATACATTTAAAGAATTACCAATCACCGGATTAGGTGGCGGTAAAGACGTAGGAAATGGACCTTACCCAGAAGCTACATTAGTTGTACAACCTGATGTAGTATTCGTAGTAAATATTGATGCTACAAAAGCAGACAGTATTCAAGAAAAATTGGGCGTTCCAGTTGTAGTTTTATCATATGGCGATATAGTAGACTTTAAAGATGAAAAATTATTCACTTCCCTTACATTAATAGGTAAAATATTAGATAGAAGTGAAAGGGCTGAAGAACTCATTAATACATTTAAAGGATATCAAGCAGACTTAACCAAAAGAACTCAGAATATTACTGAAAAACCAACTGTTTATGTTGGAGGTATATGTAATAGAGGTTCACACGGAATAGACAGTACAAAAGGTATTTTCCCACCATTCGAAGCTATAGGTTTACATAACATCGTAACTAAACCAGGACACAGTTTTATTAATCCTGAAACATTGGTTGCTGAAAACCCTGACTTTATATTTGTGGATGAAGGTAGCTTTGAAAACATTGAAAAAGACTATAACGAAAACCCTGAGTACTATGCTTCATTAGGCGCGTTCCAAAATGGAAAAGTTTACTGTACCTTACCATATACATACTACAGTACTAATTACGGTACTGCAATAGTAGATGCGTACTATATTGGTAAAGTTGTTTACCCTGAACAGTTCGCAGATGTTAACCCAGAAGAAAAAGCAGATGAAATCTACACTGCAATCGTAGGTAAACCAGTTTACAGTGACATGGCAAAAACTTACGGCGGATTTGCTAAATTCGATGAACTTGTAAATAAAAATTAA
- a CDS encoding methanogenesis marker 12 protein → MAFVGIDHGTSGVTTCIEYNNGEKKFFKLKRTELKSKSKSYIEELKKYVDLKEIKLMGVCYSMGDGINKITDIQKVLNRGVLNLEGIGEKVGGGTIVYDEIKDSGIPAVLIPGLHKNIASMDKRFNALYSHIASPEKISIVYNAFKTFDYSDFVLSDISSNTVTLLIKDCKIFGGFDACVGASGILHGPLDLELIREIDLGKIDANSAFSKAGVVKIAKLYEGVEDTKKAIMGRYNIDENCKLALDSLVLSVCMEINSLMFLNPSNKVVLAGSIGTWKDEKENIDVSIMIDEMLNKNKEIKNKDNVNNISSKKIDISVLDGESAAEGSVLIAKDIYNGAKDILGIEIDY, encoded by the coding sequence ATGGCATTTGTAGGAATAGACCACGGCACATCTGGCGTAACAACCTGTATCGAATACAATAACGGGGAAAAGAAATTCTTTAAGTTAAAAAGAACCGAACTTAAATCAAAATCAAAATCATACATAGAAGAATTAAAAAAGTATGTGGATTTAAAGGAAATTAAATTAATGGGTGTTTGTTATTCAATGGGGGACGGAATAAATAAAATAACAGACATACAAAAAGTTTTAAATCGAGGAGTTTTAAATCTTGAAGGAATCGGCGAAAAAGTGGGCGGGGGCACTATCGTATATGATGAAATAAAAGATTCTGGAATACCTGCGGTTTTAATACCTGGATTACATAAAAACATTGCTTCAATGGATAAAAGATTCAATGCACTCTACTCACATATTGCTTCACCTGAAAAAATATCTATTGTATACAATGCTTTTAAAACTTTTGACTACAGTGATTTTGTACTTTCGGATATTTCCTCAAATACTGTGACTTTGTTAATAAAGGACTGTAAAATATTTGGGGGCTTTGACGCTTGTGTTGGTGCTTCAGGTATTTTGCACGGTCCTTTAGACTTAGAATTAATTAGGGAAATTGACTTAGGTAAAATTGACGCCAATAGTGCTTTTTCAAAGGCCGGAGTAGTTAAAATTGCTAAATTATACGAAGGCGTTGAAGATACCAAAAAAGCCATAATGGGAAGATACAATATTGATGAAAACTGTAAGTTGGCACTTGATAGCCTTGTTTTAAGTGTTTGTATGGAGATAAATTCCTTAATGTTTTTAAATCCGTCAAATAAAGTTGTTCTAGCAGGTTCAATTGGAACATGGAAAGATGAAAAGGAAAATATCGATGTATCAATTATGATAGATGAAATGTTAAATAAAAATAAAGAAATTAAAAATAAGGATAACGTTAATAACATTAGTAGTAAAAAAATAGACATTTCAGTATTAGATGGCGAAAGTGCTGCAGAAGGAAGTGTTTTAATTGCAAAAGATATCTACAATGGTGCAAAAGATATTTTAGGCATAGAAATTGACTATTAA
- a CDS encoding DUF354 domain-containing protein has translation MTTDVWIDLTNSPHIHYFSRLIEKLEKEGLEYILTARKFQSLEDLINIYGYEYISFGEHSSTLSGKLLNSTNRIMELTKFISREENMPKVAIAKHSVELPRVSFGLNIPSIFVLDNETALAQNKLTLPLIDELICPIGTKNKLDEIQKHNNISYFDINNIISFEGTCEVANVNSRSKSDKYPIDNAILYELDIDRELPTIVLRSCPNSSYCTGKTDLLPKIIEELLDKIGCNIVVFPRTRRQREVYSKYDNIIIPKTIDALSLLHFSNMMIGAGGTMNREAAVMGIPTISCYPETLLGVDEYLTEKGNMVHTTDLSEIIDYAITNIGVKNKVADLEDPTELMFQKICEKMSR, from the coding sequence ATGACTACTGACGTATGGATTGATTTAACAAATTCCCCTCATATACATTACTTTTCAAGGCTAATAGAAAAGTTAGAGAAAGAAGGATTAGAATATATACTAACAGCCCGTAAATTTCAAAGTTTAGAAGATTTAATAAACATTTACGGTTATGAATACATTTCTTTCGGGGAACATTCAAGTACTTTAAGTGGAAAGCTCTTAAATTCTACAAACCGGATAATGGAGCTTACAAAATTCATTTCAAGGGAAGAAAATATGCCTAAGGTAGCTATAGCTAAACACTCCGTAGAACTTCCCCGGGTTTCTTTTGGATTAAATATACCGTCTATATTCGTTTTGGACAACGAAACAGCTTTAGCTCAAAATAAATTAACTTTGCCCTTGATAGACGAATTAATATGTCCAATAGGTACAAAAAATAAGTTAGATGAAATACAAAAACATAATAATATTTCTTATTTTGATATAAACAATATTATATCGTTTGAAGGTACCTGTGAAGTTGCAAATGTAAATTCCCGGTCTAAAAGTGATAAATATCCGATTGATAACGCTATACTCTATGAATTAGATATTGATAGAGAATTACCAACAATCGTGTTACGTTCATGTCCTAATTCTTCATACTGCACGGGAAAAACGGATTTGTTACCAAAAATCATTGAAGAATTACTTGACAAAATAGGTTGCAATATTGTTGTATTTCCAAGAACTAGGAGACAAAGGGAAGTTTATTCAAAATATGACAATATTATTATTCCTAAGACTATAGACGCACTTTCCTTATTGCATTTTTCAAACATGATGATAGGAGCGGGCGGTACAATGAATAGGGAGGCTGCGGTAATGGGTATTCCTACAATTTCATGCTATCCAGAAACTTTGCTCGGTGTAGATGAATATTTAACCGAAAAGGGCAACATGGTTCATACAACCGATTTAAGCGAGATTATCGATTATGCAATAACTAATATCGGCGTTAAAAATAAAGTGGCTGATTTAGAGGATCCTACCGAGTTAATGTTCCAAAAAATTTGTGAAAAAATGAGTAGATAA
- a CDS encoding EamA family transporter: MYYTSIAIVIISNIFYHIFQKSISQDVNPFISLFVTYVMSLIACIVIMLYQCHTGELNFSNVLTAFKGLNWASYGLGFVIVGLELGFLLAYRAGWNISIAALTTYIVVALLLLPIGVFIYNEGISSLKIMGILLCLSGLFLINR; this comes from the coding sequence ATGTATTATACCTCGATAGCTATTGTTATAATTTCAAATATATTTTACCACATATTTCAAAAGTCAATTTCTCAAGACGTTAACCCATTTATTTCATTGTTTGTAACCTATGTGATGTCTTTAATTGCATGTATTGTAATAATGCTATATCAATGCCATACCGGCGAATTAAACTTTTCAAATGTGTTAACTGCTTTTAAAGGGTTAAATTGGGCTTCTTACGGACTAGGATTTGTAATAGTTGGTTTAGAATTGGGTTTTTTATTAGCTTACCGGGCAGGTTGGAATATTAGTATTGCGGCACTAACTACATACATCGTAGTTGCTTTATTATTATTGCCTATCGGCGTATTTATCTACAACGAAGGTATATCCTCTCTTAAAATAATGGGGATTTTATTATGTTTGTCAGGTCTTTTTTTAATTAACAGATGA
- the psmB gene encoding archaeal proteasome endopeptidase complex subunit beta, which translates to MSEEYKYMKGTTTVGIACTDGVVLATDKRATMGNLIADKEAKKLYPIDEYIAMTIAGSVGDAQSLVRIISAETKIYKMRTGNNMSPLACTTLMSNVLHGNRHFPLMNQLIVGGYDVCNDEPQLYSLDAVGGINEETTFTSTGSGSPTAYGVLEAEYAPKIKTAGALKLAVKAISSAMKRDAYSGNGISLAKIDKNGVKLYSEKEIEAILKKTEKK; encoded by the coding sequence ATGTCTGAAGAATACAAATACATGAAAGGTACTACAACAGTGGGTATTGCTTGTACTGATGGCGTAGTATTGGCAACAGATAAAAGAGCGACAATGGGAAATCTTATTGCAGATAAAGAAGCTAAAAAATTGTACCCTATCGATGAGTATATTGCAATGACAATTGCAGGTAGCGTTGGAGATGCTCAGTCACTTGTAAGAATTATATCCGCAGAAACAAAAATCTACAAAATGAGAACCGGTAACAACATGTCACCTTTGGCTTGTACAACCTTAATGAGCAATGTTTTACACGGAAACAGACATTTCCCATTAATGAACCAGCTCATTGTTGGCGGTTACGATGTTTGTAACGATGAACCACAATTATATTCACTTGATGCAGTAGGTGGTATTAACGAAGAAACAACCTTTACATCAACTGGTTCAGGTTCACCTACCGCTTACGGTGTTTTAGAAGCTGAATACGCTCCTAAAATAAAAACAGCAGGTGCTTTAAAATTAGCTGTAAAAGCCATATCCTCAGCTATGAAAAGAGATGCTTACTCAGGAAACGGAATTTCACTTGCTAAAATCGATAAAAACGGGGTAAAACTATACTCTGAAAAAGAAATCGAAGCCATTTTGAAAAAAACAGAAAAGAAATAA